The sequence CAGGACACACGATCGGATTGTTCCCTGCGGAGGATGAGCGGCTTTATTCGAGTCGGCCAGTAGCTCAGCGCGCTACCGTCACGCGCAGAAACGTTGCCGGAATTGTCGTGCCTTCCGCACTCGTGTTCTGGCTGGTGAAAAGCTCTTCGAGTTCACGTTGCAGGTCGGCAGCACGGCCGCTGGTTTCCGCGGCGTCGAATGCATTCATGGTTGGACCATAATAATTCCGGAACTCATTTACGTATGCTGCCGGCGGGCCGTCGAAGCGGAAGACAAAAGTATCCCTGTCAAACGAGATTTTTTCCGCCGGAACTCCCGCGCCGGCGAAACGCTCGGTGACGTTGCTCTCTATGCCCCAGGTCATTGGGCTGATAAAGCCTTCCGGCGGCGGCGGGGTGTAAGCGGAACTGATCTTCAGAATCTGCGCGACCAGCGTCGGGTCATTGGGAATCCAATTTCCCATGACGATGCGTCCTCCCGGTCGCGTCACGCGCACCATCTCTTTGGCCACGTCAAAAGGTTTAGGGGCGAACATCGCGCCGAAAATACTGACGACCAGGTCAAACTCCTCGTCAGCAATCGGGTGCAGATTCGTCGCGTCGCCTTCGCGAAAAGTAATGTTCGTGAGACCGTGCGAGGCTGCGCGCCGGTTGCCAGCGTCCACCAGATTCCGCGCGATATCGACACCTAGAACTTCAGCGCCTGACTGTGCCGCCGGCAACGCCGTAGTACCATCCCCGCAGCCAAGATCGAGCACCTTGAGCCCCTTGCTGATGCCGATGCGCTTAACGAGATCCTCGCCGCTTTCGCGCATGGTGGCGGCGATGCGAGTGAAATCGCCTTTCTCCCAAAGCGCTTTATTTGGATTGATGGCGGTAGCTGACATGTGATTACCCTTTCTGCTTCAGGCAACTCTTAAGAGCATCGATTTGCGCGGCGGCATTCAATCAGGCGTGGTCGTCAAAATCAAGTGCGAACGTACTTCTGCGAGTTCCTCTACATCTCTCATTCAGAACGTCACACTGTAGCTCATGCCGGGATCGCGTCCTTTTACCATGATCAGCGAGAGCGCGTGGCGACCGCGAGTGAAATTCAGCAGCGGGTGGACGTTTACACCGTTGTAGGTCGCGAGGATCGAGAAGCCTTTCGGCAGAAAGATGTTGAGTCCGCCCACCGGTCGCAGGCGATCGTCGAAGGTTCCGAATGCCGCGCCCACGTACGGCGCAATTGGCAGCCCCGTTTCGCTCTTGAGACTCTTGCTCAAGGTCACATAGAAGGATTGCCCGGAAGGAGTGCCGATGCGATCGGTGCTGGTGCCGAACATCAGCGCCGGCCGGTTCTTCGTTTCAGTCACCGCCAGGAAGTTTGCGATCACGCCCACTTCGCCAACACGCGGGTTGTATTCAACGCCGGCGGTAAGACGCGGATGAAAGCGGTAAGTGAGGGTCGTGCGCACAGCGGCGCGCGGAATTTGATTCGTGAGCAATCGGATGCCCAGCGTCCACTTTTGTTTATTTTCGTTTCCTGCCCCGCTCACGGCGCGGCCCTCGCCCGGTCAAAGCGGTCAACTGGGAACTGAAGAGACTTCGCCCGGACGCTTCGTCGTGACGGCGATGTCTTGGCGTGGGTCGGTAGGTTCGCCCGTCGTCGCCACGTTCGCAGAGAGCATGGCATCAATTTGTTTCTTCAGATCGGCTTGATTAACGACACCCGAAATCACGCGCGCGATGCGTCCGTCTTTTCCGATAATGACTGAACCCGGCAACGCGGTTCCCAGTCCAAACCTCAGCATGTCCGAGCTGGTAGCTCCCATCCAGATGGGAAAATTGATTTTGGTCTCTTTGATGAATTGCAGAACTTTGGCGCGATCGGCGGCCTCATCAGTTGAAGCGCCAATCACCTGCACCCCGAACGCTGCATATTCGTTTTGAATGGCGGCGAGGTCCGGCATCTCCTCTCGGCACGGGATGCAATACGTCGCCCAGAAATTGAGAACAACGATGCGGCCTTTGAAAGAACTTAAACTCTGTTCGGCGCCGGAGAGATCTTTGAGCTTGAGCTCGACTTCACTGCCTACCACTTTCGCGGCATCGCGCTCAGCCGGGCTCGGCTCCCGGACCTTTAGCTCATCGACGCGAAAAATCTTTGTATCTTTCTTCGTCTGGACTGAGCCGGTCACGCCCACACGCTTACCAACAAACTCCAGCCAGTTCTTCCCCGGCAAACGAAATTTGCCCTGCTCAAGTTGGTAAAGCGTGAACTGATCGCCCTCGCGCACCGCCAGCAGAGTTGGATCGCCACCCTCGACGCACGACTTCGCTTTAAGCAGATCTTCAGCAGTTCCGAACTCGACTTTGGTGCGATCGGCTTCGGCCCAGCATTCCGCGCAACACACGACCTGGCCCTCGAGAGTCACCGCCGGTTTTTGCGCCACAACTGTCAGCGCGAACATGAGGCAAATAATTAGACTTAAAAACAAACGCATGGTTGAAATTCCCTAAGCAAGATAGAACACACCCGTACTCTTGAAAACACAGGACGCATTAAAACTATGCTTGGAAGCTAGATCCGATAGACGCAGAGACGTTCGGGAGGAGGATGTTTTGTTGAGCAGGGAATGATCGAACCACCCGGGGCGCGCGATCCAAGGTCGATAGTCGAGTCAGCTCGCGGGAGCTGCGCTGAGTTGGCTTTTGGTTGCAGGTCGTTCCGTTCTTTCGTTGCCAAAGCACTCGGCGCGAACTCAAACGCGCAAATTTCAATACATGGCGCTTCTACTGCGGTACCGCTATGGTCAGGGGATTCCTCGGGAGCTTCGGAACATGTCCACACGCACCCCAGAAAACCTCCGAAGATAGCAATCGGAAGTACTAAAGCTAAGGTTCGTTGAAGTGCGGCTCGTCGAAGCATTAAGGGAAAGGATTATACATGATAAGCAAGCGTTGAAGATGTCCGGGAACAAGTGCGAAATGTTTTCTACCTGATGGGATTCCCTCTTGCAGGGCTTCGACTCTTTTCCGCTATCGCGTCAAAGTTACTTAATCTCGAACGTCAAACTCGCCCACTTCGATTCGTAATTCAGATTCGGTTCAGAGAGTGGCGTCATGTGGATGAACTTGATGAACCACTTTCCCGCGCCGCGAAGCGTGATGCGCGCCATGCCGTTTTTATCGGCGCGCGCAGCGAACGTGTGCAGTTTGCCATTCCGCGATTCCCAACCCGCCATCACAAACTGGTTGGCGATTGGCTTTCCTTCCAGCAGACACAGCACCGAAATCGTTTGGCCGGCTCTCAGCGAATAAGGATTCTGTTGTGGAATTAACTCAACCGGATAATGGAAAGCCTTTTTGTAATCCTCCGTAAGCGTGTCGCCGACCTGAAAGACTGCGCGCACATGTTTCGAATAGCGCTCGCGCACGTCCTTGCCCAATTGACCATCGCGTTTGCGCGCGGCCAGCGTATCGGGAATGCCGTCGTGCTTCAAATAGTCATTAAAGTCCGCCGCCTTAAGTTCGATTTCGCGCGGCCGGGTGGAAGCACCCATCAAGTAAGTTCCGGGCTGCCCGGTTTCAAAGTCCATGAGCGTCGTCTTTCCTTCAGCGCGCCATGCGAAGTGACTTTCGGAGAGACTCCGGGTGTTGGGTGTGATGACGGTCAAATCCTGCAGCCGCTCGCGGGCAACCGCGCCATCGCTCTGCTGAAACGTTCCGTTCATCAGCCGCACGGTCACTTTTGAGTTCGGCTTCAGAAAGTATGTGTCGAGTCTCAGGAAAAGATCGTGGGCGGTCGCCGAGGCAAGCAGAACCAGGACGGCGATTAAGGTTAAGAGAAGTCTGCGAAGAAACATGATCCGAAGAAAACCACCGCTAATGGGGATGACAAATGAGACGGCATCAATCGAACGCTCGCAAACGAGTTGCCGAAATTAACACGAGTCTCCCCATAACGGAAGATTGCCCCGGCCTTCGTCACTGACAAGATTTCGCCGACTTCTCAATGTGTTGTCAGTATTTGGGGGACTAGTTCAACGAGCCGAACTGCTTAACGATCTCTTCGCGTATCTGCTGCGGCGACAACCCGCGTTTTTGCAGGTTGTAAGCGATCAAAACCTCGTCCACGCAGACGGCGCAATGGGCTGCGTGATCGTCGACGTAACAGCTGTGCAGACTCTTGTGGCCAAGGCCGCGATCGCAGTGACAGTAGCAAGGCAATTGCGCGAGCAACTGCGGCGCCTCGCGCGCGATGCGGTAAGCATCACGCGTCTTACCTATAAATTTTTCCGGTTCAAGCGTGGCTGCCAGGCTGATTCGTGGTGGCTCTGTTTCGTAGTGAGCGGGGATTGATTTCGCGTCTGATGAAGCTGGCGCGGATTGATGCTCGTCAGGGCGTGCCGCTTGTTCTGTTTGTGCCGGCTGACCTTGTCCGCAACTCAAAGCAACCGCCGCGAGCGCGACAGCCGCAACTCCAATAATCACGAAAGTAAGTGATCTTTTCATACTCATGTCTCTTCGATGCTCGATTCCCACACGCGGGTGGTACTGATTAATGCATGTGATCGTGCGGTCCGCTAAACCGTCGTACCTAATGGCGATATGCTCAGTGACCGACGTGGCTACTCATGTTCATCTTCGCCGGTCTCAAACGCATAAAGATTTTCCACGAAACCGGATTGTCGCCGTAAATGCCGTCGAGGATCGCAGGTTTTGAATAGAACGTCACGTCACCGCCAACCGCCAACGAGACTTTATCTGTGTTCCAGAGGTCGCGCGCGCCACCAAAGGTAAATGCGCCGATACGAAATACCGGGTGGTGCTGCGCGATTCCCAGCAGTGCACGATCGGACGGTCGGAGCAGATCGTCTTTGTCGACTAACTCCAGTCGTGTGTACAGATAATTCTTGTCGATAAACTGGACCGTTGATTCGGCGACGTAACTGTTCAGATTAATGATGCCGTCGTGATGGCCGCTCACGTGATTGCGGCCCCAAACGAACGCCGACGCCCAGTTGCCGCGCTTGAACTTACGATTGTACTGAAGCGATGCCGTGGTCCGCCGCACATCAACTTCAGGTTCGTTCCCTTCCGGGCTTCGCAAGAATCCGTGACTGACCTGCAGCGCCCAGTTTCGGTTCGGCATAAACCACAAACGCGCTGCGCGCGAGTTCCACTTGTGCGCGTCAAAGTCATACCGATTTTCGTCCGGCTCGCGCCCGTTGAAGATCGAACCT is a genomic window of Pyrinomonadaceae bacterium containing:
- a CDS encoding class I SAM-dependent methyltransferase produces the protein MSATAINPNKALWEKGDFTRIAATMRESGEDLVKRIGISKGLKVLDLGCGDGTTALPAAQSGAEVLGVDIARNLVDAGNRRAASHGLTNITFREGDATNLHPIADEEFDLVVSIFGAMFAPKPFDVAKEMVRVTRPGGRIVMGNWIPNDPTLVAQILKISSAYTPPPPEGFISPMTWGIESNVTERFAGAGVPAEKISFDRDTFVFRFDGPPAAYVNEFRNYYGPTMNAFDAAETSGRAADLQRELEELFTSQNTSAEGTTIPATFLRVTVAR
- a CDS encoding TlpA disulfide reductase family protein, with translation MRLFLSLIICLMFALTVVAQKPAVTLEGQVVCCAECWAEADRTKVEFGTAEDLLKAKSCVEGGDPTLLAVREGDQFTLYQLEQGKFRLPGKNWLEFVGKRVGVTGSVQTKKDTKIFRVDELKVREPSPAERDAAKVVGSEVELKLKDLSGAEQSLSSFKGRIVVLNFWATYCIPCREEMPDLAAIQNEYAAFGVQVIGASTDEAADRAKVLQFIKETKINFPIWMGATSSDMLRFGLGTALPGSVIIGKDGRIARVISGVVNQADLKKQIDAMLSANVATTGEPTDPRQDIAVTTKRPGEVSSVPS
- a CDS encoding DUF4198 domain-containing protein codes for the protein MFLRRLLLTLIAVLVLLASATAHDLFLRLDTYFLKPNSKVTVRLMNGTFQQSDGAVARERLQDLTVITPNTRSLSESHFAWRAEGKTTLMDFETGQPGTYLMGASTRPREIELKAADFNDYLKHDGIPDTLAARKRDGQLGKDVRERYSKHVRAVFQVGDTLTEDYKKAFHYPVELIPQQNPYSLRAGQTISVLCLLEGKPIANQFVMAGWESRNGKLHTFAARADKNGMARITLRGAGKWFIKFIHMTPLSEPNLNYESKWASLTFEIK
- a CDS encoding CYCXC family (seleno)protein, with protein sequence MKRSLTFVIIGVAAVALAAVALSCGQGQPAQTEQAARPDEHQSAPASSDAKSIPAHYETEPPRISLAATLEPEKFIGKTRDAYRIAREAPQLLAQLPCYCHCDRGLGHKSLHSCYVDDHAAHCAVCVDEVLIAYNLQKRGLSPQQIREEIVKQFGSLN